From one Mycolicibacterium sp. HK-90 genomic stretch:
- a CDS encoding PLP-dependent cysteine synthase family protein produces MNHALSTRSFHVLRRNRGPNTMVGHTPTLWVSTPFTDDGRGFWAKLEGFNPGGMKDRPAMHMVEQARARGDLRPGGRIIESTSGTLGLGLAFAGTIYHHPVTLVTDPGLEPIIERMLTAYGAEVSIVTEPHPTGGWQQARRDRVAELLAADDNAWYPDQYNNPDNVEAYRPLALELNAQIGHVDVLVCSVGTGGHSAGVARVLREFNPNLRLIGVDTIGSTIFGQPAATRVMRGLGSSIYPRNVDYGAFDEVHWVAPADAVWACRTLASTYYASGGWSVGAVSLVAGWAARNNPSGTTIAAVFPDGPQRYFDTVYNDDYCRERGLLGHQPADEPDTIQYPGDRVVQSWTRCENVADPMAVAG; encoded by the coding sequence ATGAACCATGCTCTTTCCACCCGTTCTTTCCATGTCTTACGCCGAAACCGTGGCCCGAACACCATGGTCGGCCACACTCCGACGCTCTGGGTCTCCACTCCGTTCACCGACGACGGACGCGGATTCTGGGCGAAACTCGAGGGCTTCAACCCGGGCGGAATGAAAGACCGCCCGGCCATGCACATGGTGGAGCAGGCCCGGGCCAGGGGAGATCTGCGCCCCGGCGGCCGCATCATCGAATCGACCAGTGGCACTTTGGGTCTGGGCCTGGCATTCGCCGGGACAATCTATCACCACCCGGTGACGCTGGTGACCGATCCGGGACTGGAGCCCATCATCGAGCGCATGCTCACCGCCTACGGTGCCGAGGTCTCGATCGTCACCGAACCGCATCCCACCGGCGGTTGGCAGCAGGCCCGCCGGGACCGGGTGGCCGAGTTGCTCGCTGCTGACGACAACGCCTGGTATCCCGACCAGTACAACAATCCCGACAATGTCGAGGCCTACCGGCCGCTGGCGCTGGAACTCAATGCCCAGATCGGTCATGTCGATGTCCTGGTGTGCTCGGTGGGCACCGGTGGGCATTCGGCCGGGGTGGCGCGGGTACTGCGTGAGTTCAACCCGAACCTGCGCCTGATCGGGGTGGACACCATCGGCTCGACGATTTTCGGGCAGCCCGCCGCCACCCGTGTCATGCGGGGGCTCGGATCGAGCATCTACCCGCGCAACGTCGATTACGGTGCCTTCGACGAGGTGCACTGGGTGGCGCCGGCCGACGCGGTGTGGGCGTGCCGGACGCTGGCGTCGACGTACTACGCCAGCGGGGGCTGGAGCGTGGGGGCGGTGAGTCTGGTTGCGGGCTGGGCGGCGCGAAACAATCCGTCGGGCACCACGATTGCCGCGGTGTTCCCGGACGGTCCGCAGCGCTACTTCGACACCGTGTACAACGACGACTACTGCCGCGAACGCGGTCTGCTCGGCCACCAACCAGCCGATGAGCCCGACACCATCCAGTACCCCGGCGATCGGGTGGTGCAGTCCTGGACCCGCTGCGAGAATGTCGCCGATCCGATGGCGGTTGCCGGATGA
- a CDS encoding cation-translocating P-type ATPase — protein sequence MTCASCAARIERKLNKIDGVTATVNYATEKATVDVTGEVTPEQLIEAVEIAGYTAHLPAAEPAESTPEDDPTAALRTRLIVAAVLTVPVVAMAMVPALQFTNWQWLSLTLAAPVVVWGALPFHRAAWTNLRHGTATMDTLISMGTIAAFGWSLYALFFGTAGTPGMTHPFSLAISHSDGTGNIYLEVAAGVTTFILAGRYFEARSKRRAGAALRALLELGAKDVSVLRDGVEQRIPIESLSVGDEFVVRPGEKIATDGEVTEGASAVDASMLTGESVPVEVAPGDQVVGATVNVGGRLVVRAKRIGSDTQLAQMARLVEDAQSGKAQAQRLADRVSAVFVPIVIALAVGTLGFWLGTGGSVAAAFTAAVAVLIIACPCALGLATPTALLVGTGRGAQLGILIKGPEVLESTRRVDTVVLDKTGTVTTGAMALLDVIPAAGEDSGEVLRLAGAVEDGSEHPIARAIAVGARNKVGELPAVEGFANVAGLGVQGVVEGHAMVVGRPALLADWSQQLTPELDTAMRDAQALGRTAIAVGWDGQARGVLVVADAVKPTSKEAIEQLRSLGLEPIMLTGDNEAAARAIAEHVGVQEVYAEVLPQDKVDVVKRLQSEGRVVAMVGDGVNDAAALAQADLGLAMGTGTDVAIEASDLTLVRGDLRAAADAIRLSRRTLATIKGNLFWAFAYNVAALPLAAAGLLNPMLAGAAMAFSSVFVVSNSLRLRRFR from the coding sequence ATGACATGCGCCTCCTGCGCGGCCCGTATCGAGCGCAAGCTCAACAAGATCGACGGCGTCACCGCGACGGTGAACTACGCGACCGAGAAGGCCACGGTCGACGTCACCGGTGAGGTCACTCCCGAGCAGCTGATCGAAGCCGTCGAGATCGCGGGCTACACCGCGCACCTGCCCGCAGCCGAACCGGCGGAGAGCACCCCCGAGGACGATCCGACCGCCGCGCTGCGTACCCGGCTGATCGTCGCCGCCGTACTCACCGTCCCCGTGGTGGCCATGGCGATGGTCCCGGCGCTGCAGTTCACCAACTGGCAGTGGCTCTCGCTGACCCTGGCTGCGCCGGTCGTGGTGTGGGGCGCGCTGCCGTTCCACCGCGCCGCCTGGACGAATCTGCGCCACGGCACGGCCACCATGGACACTCTCATCTCGATGGGCACCATCGCCGCCTTCGGCTGGTCGCTGTACGCCCTGTTCTTCGGCACCGCAGGGACGCCGGGCATGACGCACCCGTTCTCACTGGCCATCTCCCACTCCGACGGCACCGGCAACATCTACCTGGAGGTCGCCGCCGGCGTCACCACCTTCATCCTGGCCGGCCGGTACTTCGAGGCCCGCTCCAAGCGGCGCGCCGGTGCCGCGCTGCGGGCGTTGCTCGAGCTCGGCGCCAAGGATGTCTCGGTCCTGAGAGACGGTGTGGAACAACGCATCCCCATCGAGTCGCTCAGCGTCGGCGACGAGTTCGTGGTCCGGCCCGGTGAGAAGATCGCCACCGACGGCGAGGTGACCGAGGGCGCATCGGCAGTCGATGCCTCGATGCTCACCGGCGAATCGGTGCCGGTCGAGGTCGCCCCAGGCGACCAGGTGGTCGGCGCCACGGTCAACGTCGGCGGGCGGCTCGTGGTGCGGGCCAAGCGAATCGGATCCGACACCCAGCTGGCTCAGATGGCCCGACTGGTCGAGGACGCACAGTCCGGCAAGGCGCAGGCGCAACGCCTGGCCGACCGGGTCTCCGCGGTTTTCGTGCCCATCGTCATCGCGCTCGCGGTCGGCACCCTCGGCTTCTGGCTGGGCACCGGCGGATCGGTGGCCGCGGCCTTCACCGCAGCGGTGGCGGTGCTGATCATCGCCTGCCCGTGTGCCCTTGGCCTGGCCACCCCGACCGCGCTGCTGGTCGGGACCGGCCGCGGCGCCCAGCTCGGCATCCTGATCAAGGGACCCGAGGTGCTGGAGTCCACCCGCCGTGTGGACACCGTGGTGCTGGACAAGACCGGGACGGTGACCACCGGGGCGATGGCACTGCTCGACGTGATCCCCGCCGCCGGCGAGGATTCCGGCGAGGTGCTGCGGTTGGCCGGAGCGGTCGAGGACGGCTCGGAGCATCCGATCGCCCGGGCCATCGCCGTCGGTGCCCGCAACAAGGTGGGGGAGCTGCCTGCGGTGGAGGGCTTCGCGAACGTGGCGGGGCTCGGCGTGCAGGGTGTCGTCGAGGGTCACGCGATGGTGGTGGGCCGGCCGGCGCTGTTGGCCGACTGGTCACAGCAGCTGACACCCGAGCTCGACACCGCCATGCGTGACGCTCAGGCCCTGGGTCGCACGGCGATCGCCGTGGGGTGGGACGGGCAGGCCCGGGGAGTGCTGGTGGTCGCGGACGCGGTGAAGCCCACCTCGAAGGAAGCGATCGAACAGCTCCGGTCCCTGGGCCTGGAACCGATCATGCTGACCGGCGACAACGAGGCCGCCGCTCGAGCGATCGCCGAACATGTTGGTGTGCAAGAGGTTTACGCCGAGGTGTTGCCGCAGGACAAGGTCGATGTGGTCAAACGGCTGCAGTCCGAAGGCCGGGTGGTGGCGATGGTCGGCGACGGTGTCAACGACGCCGCGGCGCTGGCCCAGGCCGACCTCGGCCTGGCCATGGGTACCGGTACCGACGTCGCGATCGAGGCCAGTGACCTGACCCTGGTACGCGGTGATCTGCGCGCAGCCGCCGATGCCATCCGGTTGTCCCGGCGCACCCTGGCCACCATCAAGGGCAACCTGTTCTGGGCGTTCGCCTACAACGTCGCGGCGCTGCCCCTGGCCGCGGCCGGACTGCTCAACCCGATGCTGGCCGGTGCGGCGATGGCGTTCTCGTCGGTCTTCGTGGTCAGCAACAGCCTGAGGCTGAGAAGGTTCCGATGA
- a CDS encoding heavy-metal-associated domain-containing protein: protein MNSQTVTVTGMTCGHCATSVREEVGAIPGVQGVDVDLATGLVTINSESRLDPVAINDAVVEAGYSIAG from the coding sequence ATGAACAGCCAGACCGTCACCGTGACCGGCATGACCTGCGGGCACTGCGCGACGTCGGTACGCGAAGAGGTCGGTGCCATCCCCGGTGTGCAGGGCGTCGACGTCGACCTGGCGACCGGGCTGGTGACGATCAACAGCGAGAGTCGGCTCGATCCGGTGGCGATCAACGACGCCGTGGTCGAGGCCGGCTACTCCATCGCAGGGTGA
- a CDS encoding response regulator transcription factor, with product MEHIPGGYRALVVDDEAPLAAVIASYLTREQFEVTVAHDGSEAVRLAREVDPDVVVLDLGLPGIDGVEACRQLRTFSDAYVVMLTARDTEVDTIVGLSVGADDYMTKPFSPRELVARIRAMLRRPRASAPAADGRVFGSLRIDVDGRQVFLDDEPIMLTRTEFDVLAALSARPGVALSRRQILESVWETTYFGNEHLVDVHIGHLRRKLGDDPADPRYVITVRGVGYRMGTGQDNQR from the coding sequence ATGGAGCACATTCCGGGTGGTTACCGGGCCCTGGTGGTCGACGACGAAGCCCCGCTGGCCGCGGTCATCGCCAGTTATCTGACCCGCGAACAGTTCGAGGTCACCGTCGCCCACGACGGCTCCGAGGCCGTGCGGCTGGCCCGCGAGGTCGATCCCGATGTCGTCGTCCTCGACCTCGGCCTGCCCGGGATCGACGGCGTGGAAGCCTGCCGGCAGTTGCGCACCTTCTCCGACGCGTACGTGGTGATGCTGACCGCCCGCGACACCGAGGTGGACACCATCGTGGGCCTGTCGGTGGGTGCCGACGACTACATGACCAAACCCTTCAGCCCGCGCGAACTGGTGGCCCGGATCCGCGCGATGCTGCGCCGGCCACGCGCGTCCGCGCCGGCGGCCGACGGCCGGGTGTTCGGGTCCCTGCGCATCGATGTCGACGGACGCCAGGTATTCCTCGACGACGAACCGATCATGCTGACCCGCACCGAATTCGACGTGCTCGCCGCGCTCTCCGCCCGTCCCGGGGTGGCGCTCAGCCGTCGCCAGATCCTGGAGTCCGTTTGGGAGACAACCTATTTCGGTAACGAACATCTGGTCGACGTCCATATCGGTCATCTCCGTCGCAAACTCGGCGACGACCCGGCCGACCCGCGGTACGTGATCACCGTGCGCGGCGTCGGATACCGGATGGGCACCGGGCAGGACAACCAGCGGTGA
- a CDS encoding cell wall metabolism sensor histidine kinase WalK, with protein sequence MTAGLRTRLLSAQALVLAAGAGTTGLVAAVVGPPLFREHLHRAGVSGDSAEQMHAEEAYVYATFISVAVALCVAVLAALIVTWYLGRRLQRSLTQVAQAATAIADGHYDSRVPPAHLGDDFDSLAHSFNQMAGRLEAVDAGRRRLFSDLAHEIRTPVSVLEAYFEAIEDGVRTLDPETVSMLRQQTHRLVRFAGDAAALAQAEETSATVTPAPVAVHTVVAAAVAAAQDRFEDKGVGLHRRVADDLPSLWADPHRLAQILGNLLDNALRHTPAGGQVTIAATPGPDADTVELTVSDTGEGIPAEHLSHVFERFYRADTARDRDHGGSGIGLAIVKALVEAHGGRISVSSSSADPDAGTTFTIILPTG encoded by the coding sequence GTGACCGCCGGACTGCGCACCCGACTGCTCTCGGCCCAGGCGCTGGTCCTCGCCGCCGGCGCGGGCACCACCGGCCTGGTGGCCGCCGTCGTCGGACCGCCGCTGTTTCGCGAACATCTGCACCGTGCCGGGGTATCGGGCGACTCGGCCGAGCAGATGCATGCCGAAGAGGCCTACGTGTACGCCACCTTCATCTCCGTCGCGGTGGCGCTGTGCGTGGCCGTACTGGCGGCACTGATCGTCACCTGGTATCTCGGCAGGCGCCTGCAACGGTCGCTGACCCAGGTGGCGCAGGCCGCCACCGCGATCGCCGACGGCCACTACGACTCCCGGGTGCCACCCGCCCACCTCGGTGACGATTTCGACTCCCTGGCACATTCTTTCAATCAGATGGCGGGACGACTGGAGGCCGTCGATGCCGGCCGTCGCAGGCTGTTCAGCGACCTGGCTCACGAGATCCGCACCCCGGTTTCGGTCCTGGAAGCCTACTTCGAAGCCATCGAGGATGGCGTGAGAACCCTTGACCCCGAGACTGTTTCGATGCTGCGGCAGCAGACCCACCGGCTGGTCAGGTTCGCCGGAGACGCAGCCGCCCTGGCCCAGGCCGAGGAGACCTCGGCCACGGTGACCCCGGCCCCGGTGGCCGTCCACACCGTGGTGGCGGCCGCCGTCGCCGCGGCCCAGGACCGCTTCGAAGACAAGGGCGTGGGCCTGCACCGGCGGGTCGCCGACGACCTGCCGTCCCTGTGGGCCGATCCGCACCGGCTGGCTCAGATCCTGGGCAACCTGCTCGACAACGCCCTGCGGCACACCCCGGCCGGGGGGCAGGTGACGATCGCGGCCACCCCGGGCCCGGATGCCGATACGGTCGAACTGACCGTGAGCGACACCGGCGAGGGAATCCCGGCCGAGCATCTGTCACACGTCTTCGAACGGTTCTACCGCGCCGACACCGCCCGCGACCGCGACCACGGCGGCTCGGGTATCGGGCTGGCGATCGTGAAGGCCCTGGTCGAGGCCCACGGCGGGCGCATCAGCGTGTCCAGTTCCAGCGCCGATCCGGACGCCGGGACGACCTTCACGATCATCCTGCCGACCGGTTAG
- a CDS encoding DUF305 domain-containing protein: MSKLMMLSAGAAVTAALLAGCGDETADRTAEPATNTSTTSAVAGPDVTSEAHNDADVMFAQHMIPHHQQAVEMSEGLLTKKDIDPRVSELATQIKAAQGPEIAQMQGWLQAWGNPPMPPMPSAPQGDMGHGDMGHGSMPEDMPAMEGMVSEADMNALRDAQGVEAAKLYLTHMIAHHEGAITMAKDEIDDGQYAPAVEMARTIVATQQQEIDTMRQILGSL; encoded by the coding sequence ATGTCGAAACTGATGATGCTGAGCGCCGGCGCGGCGGTGACGGCGGCCCTGCTGGCCGGCTGTGGCGACGAGACCGCCGACCGGACCGCCGAGCCGGCGACGAACACGTCGACCACCTCGGCGGTGGCCGGCCCAGACGTCACCAGCGAGGCGCACAACGATGCCGACGTGATGTTCGCCCAGCACATGATTCCGCACCATCAGCAGGCGGTCGAGATGAGCGAAGGGCTGCTCACCAAGAAGGACATCGATCCGCGGGTCAGCGAGCTGGCCACCCAGATCAAGGCTGCGCAGGGCCCCGAGATCGCGCAGATGCAGGGCTGGCTCCAGGCCTGGGGCAACCCGCCGATGCCGCCGATGCCGTCGGCCCCGCAGGGCGATATGGGCCATGGCGACATGGGCCACGGCAGCATGCCGGAAGACATGCCCGCGATGGAGGGCATGGTGTCGGAAGCCGACATGAACGCGCTGCGCGACGCGCAGGGCGTCGAGGCGGCCAAGCTGTACCTGACGCACATGATCGCCCACCACGAGGGCGCGATCACCATGGCCAAGGACGAGATCGACGACGGTCAGTACGCGCCCGCGGTCGAGATGGCCCGCACCATCGTGGCCACGCAGCAGCAGGAGATCGACACCATGCGCCAGATCCTGGGCTCGCTCTAA
- a CDS encoding adenylate/guanylate cyclase domain-containing protein, translating to MTADPSLLDGLDGEAGAQRAELVEWLLGRGISADQIRQAVTPMLLASRRVAGDDGTYVSTREISEQTGLDVALVQRLQRAMGLPTVEDPDAAVLLRADAEAVGFAERFLELGIDPDQIVLITRVLAEGLGRAAEVMRYAALAAVLAPGATELETAKASEALVAEAAPLIGPMIRDMLFVQLRHAMETEAVNASERAEGVPLPGARSVTIAFADIVGFTRLGEVVQPEDLERLANRLADAAREVAVAPVRLIKTIGDAVMFVSPDPAALLDAVLQLVATTETDEDFPRLRVGLATGMAVSRAGDWFGGSVNLASRVTGAARAGTVLVAESTRTAIAESGGDASRFTWSFAGARHLKGVKNDVKLFRARRAQSFIESSSND from the coding sequence ATGACGGCCGATCCGAGTCTTCTTGATGGCCTCGACGGCGAGGCGGGCGCACAGCGTGCCGAGCTGGTCGAATGGCTGCTGGGCCGCGGCATCAGCGCCGACCAGATCCGCCAGGCCGTGACGCCGATGTTGCTGGCCTCGCGCCGGGTGGCCGGCGATGACGGCACCTACGTCTCGACCCGGGAGATCAGCGAGCAGACCGGACTCGACGTCGCACTGGTGCAGCGCCTGCAGCGGGCGATGGGGCTGCCCACCGTCGAAGACCCCGATGCCGCGGTGCTGCTGCGGGCCGACGCCGAGGCGGTGGGGTTCGCCGAGCGCTTCCTGGAGTTGGGTATCGACCCGGATCAGATCGTGCTGATCACCCGGGTGCTGGCCGAGGGGCTCGGCCGGGCCGCGGAGGTGATGCGGTACGCCGCGCTGGCGGCGGTGCTGGCGCCGGGGGCCACCGAACTGGAGACCGCCAAGGCCTCCGAGGCGCTGGTGGCCGAGGCGGCCCCGCTGATCGGCCCGATGATCCGGGACATGTTGTTCGTCCAGCTTCGGCACGCGATGGAGACCGAGGCGGTCAATGCATCCGAGCGGGCCGAGGGTGTTCCGCTGCCCGGCGCCCGGTCGGTCACCATCGCGTTCGCCGACATCGTCGGGTTCACCCGGCTGGGCGAGGTGGTGCAACCGGAAGATCTTGAGCGGCTGGCGAATCGGCTGGCCGACGCGGCGCGCGAGGTGGCGGTGGCGCCGGTGCGGTTGATCAAGACGATCGGCGACGCGGTGATGTTCGTGAGCCCCGACCCGGCGGCGCTGCTGGACGCGGTGCTGCAGTTGGTGGCCACCACCGAGACCGACGAGGACTTCCCGCGGCTGCGGGTCGGGTTGGCCACCGGGATGGCGGTGAGCCGGGCCGGTGACTGGTTCGGCGGCTCGGTGAATCTGGCCAGCCGGGTGACCGGGGCGGCGCGGGCGGGAACGGTCCTGGTGGCCGAGTCCACCCGGACCGCGATCGCCGAGTCGGGCGGCGATGCGAGCCGGTTCACCTGGTCGTTCGCCGGGGCCCGTCACCTGAAGGGCGTCAAGAACGACGTGAAGCTCTTCCGGGCCCGCCGCGCGCAGAGCTTTATCGAATCTTCATCGAACGACTAG
- a CDS encoding GAF domain-containing protein yields the protein MAGSQVPEPAVSSGEDPRRYAMLLSAVYDATMSGDRAPARPRAVIEDSWNRLRAKGINPDCHIPPRVETAGLDLLRQQSGLLAVLDDVTRGLESVIEVGDNILVIADARGRVLWRSGSPRVLGLADRLGFIEGATWSENAVGTNGIGTALASHRAVQIFSAEHFLRSHHPWTCAGAPIRDPRTGQVIGIVDVSGPAATVHPTTVALVDLVARLAESQLREAHDRTLNLLRTVAAPILARVGSPALAVDADGWVAAVDSLPLHNRILLPENGLPGRVWIPPLGMCDVESLPGGWLVRVADDAESTAAPSRVILDLRDGEPSLEMAGQFGSWRRSISSRHAEILLVLATSRQGRSAPELAEDLYGDRSRVVTVRAEMSRLRKQFVGLVAGKPYRFGDSVVVDVRYPQDMSALLTSSTAPAVHAVRGIP from the coding sequence ATGGCAGGTTCGCAGGTCCCCGAACCCGCGGTTTCCTCCGGAGAGGATCCGCGGCGTTACGCCATGCTGTTGTCCGCCGTGTACGACGCGACCATGTCGGGCGACCGGGCGCCCGCCCGTCCTCGTGCGGTGATCGAAGACTCCTGGAACAGGTTGCGGGCCAAGGGGATAAACCCCGATTGCCATATACCGCCACGCGTGGAAACCGCCGGGCTGGACTTGCTGCGGCAGCAGTCCGGGCTGCTGGCGGTGCTCGACGACGTCACGCGCGGGCTCGAATCGGTGATCGAAGTGGGCGACAACATCCTGGTCATCGCCGATGCCCGCGGCCGGGTGCTTTGGCGGTCGGGTTCGCCGCGGGTGCTCGGGCTGGCCGACCGTCTCGGATTCATCGAGGGTGCCACCTGGAGTGAGAACGCGGTGGGCACCAACGGGATCGGTACCGCGCTCGCCTCGCACCGGGCGGTACAGATCTTCTCGGCCGAACACTTCCTGCGCAGCCATCACCCGTGGACGTGCGCCGGTGCGCCGATCCGCGACCCGCGGACCGGTCAGGTGATCGGCATCGTGGATGTCTCCGGCCCGGCCGCAACGGTGCACCCCACCACGGTGGCCCTGGTGGATCTCGTCGCCCGGCTGGCCGAATCGCAATTGCGGGAGGCGCATGACCGTACGCTGAACCTGCTGCGCACGGTCGCGGCACCCATCCTGGCCAGGGTGGGCAGCCCCGCGTTGGCGGTCGACGCCGACGGCTGGGTGGCGGCGGTCGACTCGCTGCCGCTGCACAATCGGATCCTGTTGCCCGAGAACGGGTTACCTGGACGGGTGTGGATCCCGCCGCTGGGCATGTGCGATGTGGAGTCGTTGCCGGGTGGGTGGCTGGTCCGGGTGGCCGACGACGCCGAATCCACTGCGGCACCGTCCCGGGTCATCCTCGACCTGCGCGACGGTGAGCCGTCACTCGAGATGGCCGGCCAGTTCGGCAGTTGGCGGCGCAGCATCTCCAGCCGCCACGCCGAGATCCTGCTCGTGCTGGCGACCAGCAGGCAGGGCCGATCGGCGCCCGAGCTGGCCGAGGACCTCTACGGCGATCGGTCCCGCGTGGTGACGGTGCGGGCCGAGATGTCCCGGCTGCGTAAGCAGTTCGTCGGCCTGGTGGCCGGCAAGCCGTACCGCTTCGGGGATTCGGTGGTCGTGGACGTCCGCTATCCCCAGGACATGTCGGCTCTGCTGACCTCCTCGACAGCTCCGGCGGTTCACGCGGTGCGCGGTATACCTTGA
- a CDS encoding acetoin reductase, with protein sequence MTLEGKVALVTGAGRGIGRGIALRLARDGADVALVDVAADGIDAVAREISEIGSETTTFVADVSDRDSVYAAVEHATAALGGFDVMVNNAGVALVGPIAEVTPADVARVWKINVDGVLWGIQAAAAKFVELGRPGKIINASSIAGHDGFAMLGVYSATKFAVRGLTQAAAKEYASAGITVNAYCPGIVGTDMWVEIDKRFAELTGAAEGETFEKYAGGIALGRPETPDDVAGFVSYLAGPDADYMTGQAGLIDGGLVYR encoded by the coding sequence GTGACACTAGAGGGCAAGGTAGCGCTGGTCACCGGAGCGGGGCGGGGGATCGGCCGGGGTATCGCACTGCGGCTGGCGCGGGACGGTGCCGACGTCGCACTGGTCGACGTGGCAGCCGACGGGATCGATGCCGTAGCCCGGGAGATCTCCGAAATAGGTTCCGAAACAACGACGTTCGTCGCCGATGTGAGTGATCGCGACTCGGTGTACGCGGCGGTCGAACATGCCACCGCCGCGCTGGGCGGGTTCGACGTGATGGTCAACAATGCCGGCGTGGCGCTGGTCGGTCCGATCGCCGAGGTCACGCCGGCCGACGTGGCGCGGGTGTGGAAGATCAACGTCGACGGAGTGTTGTGGGGAATCCAGGCCGCGGCAGCCAAATTCGTCGAGCTGGGCCGCCCCGGCAAGATCATCAACGCCTCATCGATTGCCGGGCACGACGGCTTCGCGATGCTCGGGGTGTACAGCGCAACCAAGTTCGCGGTCCGCGGGCTGACCCAGGCGGCGGCCAAGGAGTACGCGTCTGCCGGGATCACGGTCAATGCGTACTGCCCGGGGATCGTCGGTACGGACATGTGGGTCGAGATCGACAAGCGGTTCGCCGAGCTCACGGGCGCGGCCGAGGGCGAGACGTTCGAGAAGTACGCGGGTGGCATCGCCTTGGGCCGACCGGAAACGCCTGACGACGTGGCCGGATTCGTGTCGTATCTGGCCGGCCCGGACGCCGATTACATGACCGGTCAGGCCGGTCTGATCGACGGAGGGCTGGTCTATCGGTAG
- a CDS encoding 2,3-butanediol dehydrogenase, whose amino-acid sequence MKAAVYYGPNKVEVADVPEPDPTPGTVKIKVGFNGICGTDLHEYYAGPIFVPTGPHPLTGRQLPLTMGHEFSGTITDIGSGVTGFAPGDRVAVEPIYRCGQCAPCRAGTYNICQQIGFHGLMSDGGMAEYTVVPVNMLHRLPDNVSLELGALVEPMSVAYHAATLGEVGPLHTAVIFGAGPIGIGLWFALRGKGLDEVYVVEPSPTRRAAIEVLGARTLDPTTTDVPAFIADHTDGRGADAAFDAAGVAPAIAAATACVGARKPTVSVAIYEKPLTTPLLNLVMNESRIQGSLCYTSADFEAVIDLMAQGVYDTRGWVTPIAIDDVIDEGFEALHAGKKMKVLVNPNGEAS is encoded by the coding sequence ATGAAAGCAGCCGTGTACTACGGACCGAACAAGGTCGAAGTGGCCGACGTCCCAGAGCCCGACCCGACCCCCGGCACCGTCAAGATCAAGGTCGGCTTCAACGGTATCTGCGGTACTGACCTGCATGAATACTATGCGGGCCCGATCTTCGTGCCGACCGGGCCGCATCCGTTGACCGGCAGGCAGCTGCCGTTGACCATGGGCCACGAATTCTCCGGAACCATCACCGACATCGGCTCCGGCGTCACCGGCTTCGCGCCGGGTGACCGGGTCGCGGTCGAGCCGATCTACCGGTGTGGTCAGTGCGCGCCGTGCCGCGCCGGCACCTACAACATCTGCCAGCAGATCGGGTTCCACGGCCTGATGTCCGACGGCGGCATGGCCGAGTACACCGTCGTTCCGGTCAACATGCTGCACCGGCTGCCCGACAACGTCTCCCTGGAACTCGGCGCGCTCGTGGAACCGATGTCGGTCGCCTACCACGCCGCCACGCTCGGCGAGGTCGGCCCGCTGCACACCGCGGTGATCTTCGGGGCCGGCCCGATCGGCATCGGTCTGTGGTTCGCCTTGCGGGGCAAGGGACTCGACGAGGTTTACGTCGTCGAGCCGTCGCCGACGCGGCGGGCCGCCATCGAAGTGCTCGGGGCGAGGACCCTTGACCCGACGACCACCGACGTGCCGGCTTTCATCGCCGATCACACCGATGGACGCGGGGCCGACGCGGCGTTCGACGCTGCGGGGGTGGCGCCGGCGATCGCGGCGGCCACGGCCTGCGTGGGCGCGCGCAAGCCGACGGTCAGCGTGGCGATCTACGAGAAGCCGTTGACGACGCCACTGCTCAATCTGGTGATGAACGAATCCCGGATACAGGGGTCGTTGTGCTACACGTCGGCCGACTTCGAGGCGGTCATCGATCTGATGGCACAAGGGGTTTACGACACGAGGGGGTGGGTGACGCCCATCGCGATCGACGATGTGATCGATGAGGGATTCGAAGCCCTGCACGCCGGAAAGAAGATGAAGGTGCTGGTCAACCCGAACGGAGAAGCATCGTGA